The Molothrus ater isolate BHLD 08-10-18 breed brown headed cowbird chromosome 1, BPBGC_Mater_1.1, whole genome shotgun sequence genome includes a window with the following:
- the LOC118684368 gene encoding LOW QUALITY PROTEIN: ly6/PLAUR domain-containing protein 2-like (The sequence of the model RefSeq protein was modified relative to this genomic sequence to represent the inferred CDS: inserted 1 base in 1 codon) codes for MKVFLSLLLAAVTCMDLGHSLQCYTCKELTPVQECLKIENCTETETICKTTIYSLEDVYPHTGVSTVTKMCSSVCEPSDVDGIGMTHPVSCCFSDLCNVDDAASLGISAVPAGXLASSLCAFFWTRL; via the exons aTGAAGgtgtttctgtctctgctgttgGCTGCTGTCACTTGCATGGATTTGG GACACTCCTTGCAGTGTTACACATGCAAGGAATTGACCCCAGTTCAGGAGTGCTTGAAAATTGAGAACTGCACAGAGACTGAGACCATATGCAAGACTACAATCTATTCCCTGGAGGACG ttTATCCCCACACGGGAGTCTCGACTGTCACCAAGATGTGCTCCTCTGTCTGTGAACCCTCTGACGTGGATGGCATCGGGATGACACATCCTGTCAGCTGCTGTTTCTCCGACCTGTGCAACGTCGATGATGCGGCCAGTTTGGGGATCAGCGCTGTGCCAGCTG TCCTGGCAAGTTCCCTCTGTGCCTTTTTCTGGACTAGATTGTGA
- the LOC118697538 gene encoding lymphocyte antigen 6E, which translates to MKALLLAVLAAVLCVERAHTLVCFSCSDASSNWACLTPVQCGENENHCVTTYVGVGLGGKSGQSISKGCSPICPSAGINLGIAAASVYCCDSFLCNISGSSSVRASYTILALGILFSFIYVLQARQ; encoded by the exons ATGAAGGCGCTCCTGCTCGCTGTGCTGGCCGCGGTGCTGTGCGTGGAGAGAG CCCACACGCTcgtctgcttttcctgctcgGATGCCTCCTCCAACTGGGCCTGCCTGACGCCTGTCCAGTGTGGGGAGAATGAAAACCACTGCGTGACGACGTACGTCGGCGTGGGACTCG gcGGCAAATCCGGCCAGTCCATCTCCAAGGGATGCTCTCCCATCTGCCCCAGCGCCGGGATCAACCTGGGAATAGCGGCCGCCTCCGTTTACTGCTGCGACTCCTTCCTCTGCAACATCAGCGGTTCCAGCAGCGTCCGAGCCAGCTACACCATCCTGGCCTTGGGAATTCTCTTCAGCTTCATCTACGTCCTCCAGGCTCGCCAGTGA